ACATTCTGCGAATCTCTTAAATTCAAAACGAAGTTACCGACTTCAGCCTTGCTGTAAAGTTCTCAGGGGAGCTAAGTTAAAGTCTAAGCCATGCACAGAGTAGACTTGACTTAAATTCTAATAAGTTACAAGGATATACTATAACTTCGAAGGTATAGTATATCAATATCGGCACTATGGTAGATATAGTACAAAGTACGAATTTTTAGGTGATAAAAGAGGAGCTTGGTTGCGCAGTGATTGGTGCAGTTGACCTGTGATAGTAGAGTTTAGCAATGGTAGGTCATTGGATGGGCGaccaaatatgtattatttcgaGCTCGAGTAGGTATTAAGTAttactcaaataaaatattaaatttaaagtcattaattttaataggtacTCAATTTGCAatgttcataatatttttcagtagGTACCAACCAAGATTTCGTCGACGACTGTTTGTTTGAACGGAACTTACATATCGACTTATTATAATCATACCATACATAGCAATCCTTTCACCCTGTCTCGTGAGAATACAGTACAAAGCCTGAGGGATCGTATATTTCTTGTTGAGTTGAAGCTTAGATTAGAGGGCTCTTCGGCTAAAGAGATTTATGACGGCAATACTAAGTCGATTTAGAGCGTTTAGTTCAATTCTCACGAACGAATGTTATTCCGAGAGTGCGGAAAACGAAACCCCATATAAAAGTGTGTTTACGCGCCATATCTTAAGGGACGTTATCGTAAACAGCGCTGTTCggaaatcaataatttattttttattactttacgtacctttacattttctaaaaacGTTAATAAGTACCGTTACGTTAAGGTACTTATGTTCCGTGGCCGCCCTTGAGAATTTCtaagtacaaaatttttgtgattttgtgtTAAATTGCAAAAAACCAAACATCCAATCTTACAAAAATTCCAAAACTCTATAATTCGCAATCGTCGGTGTCTACATAGCTAGAAACCACACCACCTCCTGACCTCTGACATTACAAACGATGGCGCTgcctttaataatatttttccaattaattaatttctgtcTCTCCAATTCATCAATATCTGACATttctacataataatttaggaCTAATTTATTTCCGACGCttcttttttaacataaataattattataaataacaaatttcatacaatGTACAAAGGAATGATGCTACAATATCAAAACCTATATGAATTGCCATGAAACAATTTCATTCCAGCAAAAGCTTTATTCCGAgcaattttctattttctctctgtatttaaaaatccagTTGAGTATGAATATTCACGTGTTTATGAATGTGTGATATAAGTTTGATCCCCTATTGgcttctatttctatttgtcattatatataataagctCTTTCAGTCGTGCGAACCCGAAAAGCTGAccaattttcctttttaatgCTCGCGTGGTCTGATCAAAGGGCGGGCGGCGAAGCGATGACACAACACATCGTCGGCTCTTGAAGTTCGTTAGGTATTTTAGGCAGTCCCACCCACGATACACGTGACTACATTGTCtatattgttatgtaatatatgtTGTGGAATTAATCACAAGTTTTGCGCTGGGAAATCAAAGTCAAAAGGATCGAATTTCACGCTTCGTAGTTAAAATATCTgatccattatttatttttaggtacaGATCATTCAGTCTAGTTGAGAGTTCTTTGTTTCATATAGAAGTAGGAAacgataatgttttttttttaatagatagatcATTTAACACTTTTAACTAATGTTTCGGAtaggtacatacttacatacaaaattaggTCTAGTCTTTATTAGAAAGCGAACAGTCCTTTCACACTTTTCACAAATGACTCGCCCATGCTTGTTATATAGTCATTCATCTTGTTTTTTAACATACCCAGGTTTAAGTTTACCAAATACTGCACTTCCCCTAAAGAAACTCGAAGCGGAAATGTAGGCATTGCAAGAGGAGACTCGTCAGTTACTTCGTCATTTTCTACGAAGCTAAACCAAATGTAGTTATTTGTCGACGGGTCTGCTCTAAGGTTGAGTTGTGGTTCTCTCCGTGGCTTCGCTTCAGTCCACAGGGTCCTCAAACGCAAGGTCATGTGTCTTACCACATCATGCGAAGTATACCATAAGTCATTTTGTTCATACGGGTCTTCCGTTATATTAAAAAGACATCctttatctgaaaataaaatagtaattgtggcacaaaagtatttaaattatgaattcaaaagtaatattattacgaATACACTAACCTTTGGTTGGGTAACAcaaattttctatattatccGCAAAATTTGCGGAAACAGATTCATTACGTTTTATAAAAGCTAAATCGATATCAAGtatcaaatttaatgtttCTCTCAACACTCGAGCGGTATCACACTCATAAAGCAGAGTCTCATATGTGGGAACGTCGCTTCTGGTCGCATCAAACTCTTTACCATGGTAATTGCTAATATTTTTCGGAACATCtcctacaattattttaaaatctcctTCTCTAAATGCAGCCCATCCATTTAAATCATCTATAGTAATCAGTAAATCATTACGTTTTATTTCTTCGTCATTGATTATAGCATCCCATTGATTTGTACCGTCTATGCCTTTAACGATGTTTCCTCCTGCAGCGTTCATTAATGTAGGAAGCCAATCAGAAACATGAAATAAGCCGTCATAAACTTTAGGAGATATAGCAGCCTGCCAAATCAATCCAATTGATCGAGCAGCACCTTCCCAAGGAGTTCCTTTAATTCCCCTCAAAGGGAGATTTGATCCGAAGTTTTGTGAATGACCTATTGGAGCTGCTCCATTGTCCGATACAAAAAGtataatagtattttgtaaaatgtccTTCTCGGCTAATGCTGCCACAATCTGACCCACGCTCCTGTCTAAACTTGTAACTTGTCCTGTAACAATGTGATACGTGTTAaggttttactattttattttaatttaaatcccTTGTGCTTTTCACATTTGCTTTGCTCGACAAGGGAAATGTTATTTCCTGGCAGTTATCTGTCTACGGCCGCATTGTTGTGCCGGACAGGCATCCTACAAGCCTCGAGTCACAAGGCGCATACAATTTACCTGCATACAATCTTCGGGCAGAGTGTGCGATGTGTTCGTTTGCCGCTATGCTTTCCACAGGCGGTTGCAGATTCACCAAGCCGCCGCCTGCA
The genomic region above belongs to Plodia interpunctella isolate USDA-ARS_2022_Savannah chromosome 7, ilPloInte3.2, whole genome shotgun sequence and contains:
- the LOC128671425 gene encoding arylsulfatase B-like; protein product: MLIKVIYFVTLFMVTNSEKNEEENQKPHIVFIVADDLGWNDVSFHGSDLIMTPNIDVLAYEGVILNQYYTDTQGTSSISALFTGKYPMRLGTQGASISACEDRGIPISERLLPAYLQELGYSTHLVGKWNVGKSREHYLPTLRGFDTFYGFHGSSVDYYTYNLIETCDGKEFFGLNFFDNLDSVQNLRGHLTEIITDEAVQIIREHNTSTPLYLHISQASPHAGGGLVNLQPPVESIAANEHIAHSARRLYAGQVTSLDRSVGQIVAALAEKDILQNTIILFVSDNGAAPIGHSQNFGSNLPLRGIKGTPWEGAARSIGLIWQAAISPKVYDGLFHVSDWLPTLMNAAGGNIVKGIDGTNQWDAIINDEEIKRNDLLITIDDLNGWAAFREGDFKIIVGDVPKNISNYHGKEFDATRSDVPTYETLLYECDTARVLRETLNLILDIDLAFIKRNESVSANFADNIENLCYPTKDKGCLFNITEDPYEQNDLWYTSHDVVRHMTLRLRTLWTEAKPRREPQLNLRADPSTNNYIWFSFVENDEVTDESPLAMPTFPLRVSLGEVQYLVNLNLGMLKNKMNDYITSMGESFVKSVKGLFAF